One Aegilops tauschii subsp. strangulata cultivar AL8/78 chromosome 7, Aet v6.0, whole genome shotgun sequence genomic window carries:
- the LOC109785066 gene encoding glutamyl-tRNA reductase 3, chloroplastic isoform X1 encodes MMASTSTASATAVAGAFAAAGAHRPRGSAACPRAPAGGRQRLSCVVRCDAGPGVQAQAAAKAASVAALEQFKISADRYMKEKSSIAVIGLSIHTAPVEMREKLAVAEELWPRAVAELTNLNHIEEAAVLSTCNRMEIYVVALSWNRGIREIVDWMSKKSGIPVSELREHLFMLRDSDATRHLFEVSSGLDSLVLGEGQILAQVKQVVRSGQNSGGLGKNIDRMFKDAITAGKRVRSETNISCGAVSVSSAAVELALMKLPKSECLSARMLLIGAGKMGRLVAKHLAAKGCTKVVIVNRSVERVDAIREEMKGIEIVYRPLTEMYEAAADADVVFTSTSSESPLFTKERAEALPPVSGALGGVRLFVDISVPRNVSACVSDVGHARVYNVDDLKEVVEANKEDRLRKAMEAQTIISEELKRFEAWRDSMETVPTIKKLRSYADRIRASELDKCLQKIGEDALTKKMRKSIEQLSTGIVNRLLHGPLQHLRCDGTDSRTLDETLENMHALNRMFGLDTEKAVMEQKIKTKVEKQQTQN; translated from the exons ATGATGGCGAGCACCAGCACGGCCTCCGCGACGGCCGTGGCCGGCGCGTTCGCCGCCGCCGGTGCCCACAGGCCGCGGGGCTCCGCTGCCTGCCCGAGGGCGCCCGCCGGCGGGCGGCAGCGGCTGTCCTGCGTGGTGCGGTGCGACGCCGGCCCGGGGGTCCAGGCCCAGGCGGCGGCCAAGGCGGCCAGCGTCGCCGCGCTCGAGCAGTTCAAGATCTCCGCCGACC GCTACATGAAAGAAAAGAGCAGCATTGCTGTAATAGGTCTCAGCATACACACAGCACCGGTTGAGATGCGTGAGAAGCTCGCGGTCGCAGAAGAGCTATGGCCCCGTGCCGTTGCAGAGCTAACCAATCTTAATCATATTGAAGAGGCTGCTGTTCTTAGCACCTGCAACCGAATGGAAATTTATGTGGTCGCTTTATCCTGGAACCGAGGCATTAGAGAAATAGTAGATTGGATGTCAAAG AAAAGCGGGATCCCTGTTTCCGAGCTCAGGGAGCACCTCTTCATGTTGCGTGACAGCGATGCAACGCGCCATCTGTTTGAGGTTTCTTCTGGGCTTGACTCTTTGGTTCTTGGAGAAGGACAGATACTTGCTCAGGTTAAACAGGTTGTCAGAAGtgggcaaaacagtggaggcttGGGGAAGAACATTGATAGGATGTTCAAGGATGCAATCACAGCAGGAAAGCGTGTCCGCAGCGAGACTAACATATCATGTGGCGCTGTGTCGGTTAGTTCAGCTGCGGTTGAATTAGCCCTGATGAAGCTTCCAAAGTCTGAATGCTTGTCAGCTAGGATGCTTTTGATTGGTGCTGGCAAAATGGGGAGGTTAGTGGCCAAGCATTTGGCTGCAAAAGGATGCACGAAGGTTGTTATTGTGAACCGCTCGGTTGAAAGGGTGGATGCCATCCGTGAAGAGATGAAAGGCATCGAGATTGTGTACAGGCCTCTGACAGAGATGTATGAAGCTGCCGCCGATGCAGATGTCGTGTTCACGAGCACCTCATCTGAATCTCCATTGTTCACCAAGGAGCGCGCAGAAGCACTTCCTCCTGTTTCTGGTGCCCTTGGCGGTGTTAGGCTTTTCGTTGACATATCCGTCCCGAGGAATGTCAGCGCCTGCGTGTCTGATGTTGGCCATGCGCGAGTGTACAATGTTGATGACCTGAAAGAGGTGGTGGAAGCCAACAAGGAAGACCGGCTAAGGAAAGCAATGGAGGCCCAAACAATCATTTCAGAAGAACTGAAACGGTTCGAGGCTTGGAGGGACTCGATGGAGACCGTTCCAACCATCAAGAAGCTGAGATCATATGCCGATAGGATCAGGGCTTCAGAGCTTGACAAGTGCCTGCAGAAGATCGGAGAAGATGCTCTCACCAAGAAAATGAGAAAATCCATCGAGCAGCTCAGTACCGGCATAGTGAACAGACTTCTCCACGGCCCATTGCAGCACCTGAGATGTGATGGCACTGACAGCCGCACCCTTGATGAAACACTCGAGAACATGCACGCCCTCAACAGGATGTTTGGCCTCGACACCGAGAAGGCGGTCATGGAGCAGAAGATCAAGACAAAGGTGGAGAAACAGCAAACCCAAAACTGA
- the LOC109785066 gene encoding glutamyl-tRNA reductase 3, chloroplastic isoform X2 — MKEKSSIAVIGLSIHTAPVEMREKLAVAEELWPRAVAELTNLNHIEEAAVLSTCNRMEIYVVALSWNRGIREIVDWMSKKSGIPVSELREHLFMLRDSDATRHLFEVSSGLDSLVLGEGQILAQVKQVVRSGQNSGGLGKNIDRMFKDAITAGKRVRSETNISCGAVSVSSAAVELALMKLPKSECLSARMLLIGAGKMGRLVAKHLAAKGCTKVVIVNRSVERVDAIREEMKGIEIVYRPLTEMYEAAADADVVFTSTSSESPLFTKERAEALPPVSGALGGVRLFVDISVPRNVSACVSDVGHARVYNVDDLKEVVEANKEDRLRKAMEAQTIISEELKRFEAWRDSMETVPTIKKLRSYADRIRASELDKCLQKIGEDALTKKMRKSIEQLSTGIVNRLLHGPLQHLRCDGTDSRTLDETLENMHALNRMFGLDTEKAVMEQKIKTKVEKQQTQN, encoded by the exons ATGAAAGAAAAGAGCAGCATTGCTGTAATAGGTCTCAGCATACACACAGCACCGGTTGAGATGCGTGAGAAGCTCGCGGTCGCAGAAGAGCTATGGCCCCGTGCCGTTGCAGAGCTAACCAATCTTAATCATATTGAAGAGGCTGCTGTTCTTAGCACCTGCAACCGAATGGAAATTTATGTGGTCGCTTTATCCTGGAACCGAGGCATTAGAGAAATAGTAGATTGGATGTCAAAG AAAAGCGGGATCCCTGTTTCCGAGCTCAGGGAGCACCTCTTCATGTTGCGTGACAGCGATGCAACGCGCCATCTGTTTGAGGTTTCTTCTGGGCTTGACTCTTTGGTTCTTGGAGAAGGACAGATACTTGCTCAGGTTAAACAGGTTGTCAGAAGtgggcaaaacagtggaggcttGGGGAAGAACATTGATAGGATGTTCAAGGATGCAATCACAGCAGGAAAGCGTGTCCGCAGCGAGACTAACATATCATGTGGCGCTGTGTCGGTTAGTTCAGCTGCGGTTGAATTAGCCCTGATGAAGCTTCCAAAGTCTGAATGCTTGTCAGCTAGGATGCTTTTGATTGGTGCTGGCAAAATGGGGAGGTTAGTGGCCAAGCATTTGGCTGCAAAAGGATGCACGAAGGTTGTTATTGTGAACCGCTCGGTTGAAAGGGTGGATGCCATCCGTGAAGAGATGAAAGGCATCGAGATTGTGTACAGGCCTCTGACAGAGATGTATGAAGCTGCCGCCGATGCAGATGTCGTGTTCACGAGCACCTCATCTGAATCTCCATTGTTCACCAAGGAGCGCGCAGAAGCACTTCCTCCTGTTTCTGGTGCCCTTGGCGGTGTTAGGCTTTTCGTTGACATATCCGTCCCGAGGAATGTCAGCGCCTGCGTGTCTGATGTTGGCCATGCGCGAGTGTACAATGTTGATGACCTGAAAGAGGTGGTGGAAGCCAACAAGGAAGACCGGCTAAGGAAAGCAATGGAGGCCCAAACAATCATTTCAGAAGAACTGAAACGGTTCGAGGCTTGGAGGGACTCGATGGAGACCGTTCCAACCATCAAGAAGCTGAGATCATATGCCGATAGGATCAGGGCTTCAGAGCTTGACAAGTGCCTGCAGAAGATCGGAGAAGATGCTCTCACCAAGAAAATGAGAAAATCCATCGAGCAGCTCAGTACCGGCATAGTGAACAGACTTCTCCACGGCCCATTGCAGCACCTGAGATGTGATGGCACTGACAGCCGCACCCTTGATGAAACACTCGAGAACATGCACGCCCTCAACAGGATGTTTGGCCTCGACACCGAGAAGGCGGTCATGGAGCAGAAGATCAAGACAAAGGTGGAGAAACAGCAAACCCAAAACTGA